A region of the Perca flavescens isolate YP-PL-M2 chromosome 15, PFLA_1.0, whole genome shotgun sequence genome:
GCATGGAGTCTGTCACCCTCTGGCTGTTCCTCTTGATCTGCTCCATCTCCTCATCCTTCTCGGACAGCTTTCTGTCAACCTCACTTTTGACCTGGTTGAGCTCAAGTTGAATACGGAGAATCTTGGACTCTTCATGCTCCAGTGTACCCTGCAAGAAAAGTCATTTTAAGTTTAGCTAAGAACCACAATGACTGTTCTGTCATAACGAAACATATCTAAAATGAGTTAAAAGAACTAATGGCATAGGGCACCATTAAAGGAATTGTTGCAataacaaacaaattaaatatataaatgataccTCTGCTTCCTCCAGGGCAGTCTGAATTTCAGCCTTCTCactttctactgtcttttttgctttttccagctCATGGATGCTTTTTCCAGTCTCACCAATCTGTTCAGTCAGATCTGAGATCTCCTCTACAGAGAAAATACAAGAAAGAGAAACATTCTTATACCCTCCACAAccttaatatattattattatttgcctttaaagTAAATAATAGTTGACATACGCTGCAGGTTCTTGTTCTCTCTTTTCATGGTCTCCAGCTGATCAAGAGCCTCCTCATAAGAGTTCTTCATCTTAAACAGTTCAGTGCTGAGAGAACGAGCCTCCTTTTGGGCTCCTTCCAGTTCTGCCTGGCTCTCCTCATATTTCTGTTTCCATTCTGCCAGGACCTAGAAGGGTTAATTAAAAGGTAGGTTCATTAAATAATTACTTAATTATATCGGTATGTGTTTCTTGTGATTTAACTGGTTTTGATGACCAGTTTAACCATTTACCTTATCAAAGTTCCTCTGCTTCTTGTCAAGGTTGGCAGCCAGACCATTAGCTCTCTCCACATCAATCATGAGGTCCTCCACCTCTgcctgcagcctctgcttggtCTTTTCCAGAGAGGCACACTTAGAGTTCACAGCCTCAATGGATTCCTCAGCATCCTGCAGGCGCTGGGCAAGCTTTTTCCTGTGAAGTGAAGTAGTGGATttaattttgtaaaaatatctgaattgGTAAACTATTGAATTAAAATCATGTGCAGTatttatgaaaaagtaaaaaggttTCATTTACTTTGCCTCCTCCAGTTCCTCAGTGCGCTGAATAGCATCAGTCTCATATTTGCTTCTCCACTGAGCCACATCGCTGTTGGCCTTGGACATTCCTCGCTGCAGCTCAGACTtggcctcctgctcctcctcaaaCTGCTCTCTGAGCAGATCACAGTCATGGCGGGCTGACTGAACAGCATGGGCCAGGGCATTCTTGGCCTGTAAATTCATAATAAGAAGCATTGAAGTCTTAATTACCAGCCAAGACAGTGACGCTggtatttttttcacttttgtgtgtgtgtgtgtgtgtgtgtgtttctggacACACCTACTGTAGCATTTTTTTGTTACTGTAACATAcatttcaattgtttttttaaacagagcTGTGCTGTCTGACATATTTAATTTGGTTTACAATAAGTAAATGCTCTGCATTTGTTTGTCGTGCCTTAGCTATGACTGGAGATATCATATCTGATAAATAGACAGACAGCCCAAGCACACATTGCATTATAAAGTGGACAATGCAAATATAAGATATTGTACCTTCACTTCCTCCTCAATGTGTCTCTTAAGCTCTTCAACCTGCTGAGTGTAAGCCTGTTTGCCTCTGGTGAACTGGGAAATAAGAGCTTCCTTCTCCTCCACCTGGCGAGTGAACTCACCTGAACGATTAAGAGTGAGAAAACGTTTTGGATGGCTTCTTTCATACCTGAAATATTGctgaaagtgctttacattaaaaagaaaacaaacaatttgaaaTAATAGCACAACacattccatccatccatccatccatccatccatcttcgtccgatATCCGTTCTTTCATACCTCCAGCAGGGgaaaacttccctttcccgagcaacattaaccagtccgactggggatcccgctTTACATTaaataatccctccacctagtcctgggtcttcccgaaaacaaacaatttgaaaTAATAGCACAACACATATGTAAGAGAATAATGATTCATATGGAATTGTCAGTTTTCTCTAAATAGAATTACATACAATACACAGTATGTGACCTCAGTAACTATGCCTTATTCAACCTATACAAATCACACAGTATccatttaaacacaaaaaacaatccTCATTTTGGAACATCGGAATAAATCATATCTGAATTTAAAAGAGGCACTTATTAATATAGTATTACACATTTCACATCTTTGGATACACACCGTTCTCTGTTTGCAGTCTTGCCCTCTGTGCACTGAGGTCATTTAGCTGGCGAACGTTCTCATCATTTTTGTTCTTGATTTCACTTAATTGGTCTTCAAGAGTTCGGCACATTTTCTCCAGATTGGTCTGTAATTGGCATTTAATTGGCAAGACTCAAATGCTGTGAACAAGGAACTTACTTCTGAAATTCTATGTAATTGTGTTTTCCTGTAAACAGTGCATACCTTTGCTTTGGCAACAGACTCCATGTTGCTGGAAAGGTCATCAATCTCCATCTTGTACTCGCTCTTCTCCTTCTCCAGCTTCTGCTTGACACGCTGGAGGTTATCGATCTGCTCTCCCAACTCTGCAACACTGTCGGCCTGCTTCTTGCGGAGAGCTGCTGCGGTAGCTTCGTGCTGCAGGGTTGACTCTTCAAGATCACGACGCAGCTTCTGGAACTCAGCTTCACGCTTCTTGTTCATCTCAATCTGAGCGGCTGTTGCTCCTCCAGCTTCCTCAAGCCTCTCGCTGATCTCCTCCAGCTCCCTGGAGAGGTCCGCCCTCTGCTTCTCTACCTTCGCCCGAGCAGCCCTCTCAGCTTCAATCTCTTCCTCAAGCTCCTCAATACGAGCCTAGATTTGACGAAAGTAATATCAAGAAGGCTTTTTAACTTgagaatgttgtttttttatcaactGACTTTAATATTGATATGCATTACATTACCTGGAGTTCCTTGATCTTCTTCTGAAACTGAGCACCAAGAGACTGTTCATCTTCAATCTTGCTGAGGAGCTGGCTGGTCTCAAAGTCCTTCCTGGAAGAGTAGAACAAAAACATGTCTTGCTGTTATAGTTGACTCAGGATCATTATGCTGCATTGTGGCAATAGTAAAATACAAGGTTACACATTTTACTTGAagatatctacataagagtgacatgacactgtcatgaacgtgtcataaacattataaacaagtcataaacatttatgaaataacgcttctgtcattaagtgtcattcggtttttgtcatgacaagttatggttagggttagatttacagttagagttagggttcatgtgtcatgacagtgtcatgtcagtcttatgtagataccttcaagtaaagtgttaccaaatctAATGATAAAAAGTACTTCTTCAGTTTCTCATCAGACTGCTGCTTGTCATTCTCCAGATCCATTATGGATTCCTGGGCCAGTTTCAGATCTCCCTCAAGCTTCCTCTTGGCTCTCTCAAGGTCCATGCGGAGCTTCTTCTCTTGCTCCAGTGATCCCTCAagcttttgaaataaaaaaaagttttgtattTGCACAGGGGGACATCAATCCTAAGACCCAAACTGCTTTGTACTGTAATAACTCAGAAAGCAATGTTTTCTTACATCGTCCACTTGCTGTTCCAGCTTAGTCTTGGCCTTGGTCAGAGTGTTGACTTTGTCTTCCTCTGCCTGGAGATCATCAAGTGTTTGCTGGTGGGCCTCTTGGAGGGCTTTCTTCTCCTTGGTTAACTTGGCAATAGACTCATCTTGAGATGCCATCTCCTCTGTCAGGTTTTTCACctaaagaaaaaggaaataagGGTACATTTTGTATATAACTTAACATCTATACATATTTGATTCTTTAGAAACATTTTAGCATTTTGAATCAGTGTATATTTCAAGTTATAGGAACCTTGTTTTCTGTGGCATGTTTCTCCTTTTCCACTTTAGCCAAGGTGAGCTCCAAGTCATCAATGTCTTTCTTCAGCTCAGAGCATTCATCCTCCAGCTTCCTCTTCTTGGCAGTCAGCTCTGCATTCatttcctcttcatcctccagtCTTTCAGTTGTCTCTTTGAGTTTGGCCTCAAGTTGGATTTTGCTCTTAATGAGCCCCTCACACCTTTCCTCAGCATCAGACAGGTTCTCACTTTCCTATAGTTTAAACAATATGTgtgaaacatattttaaaaatgatatACAGTGGGTTTGTTTTGGTAAAGCAAAACATTTGATTGTTTGCCTGAAGAAGATCTGACCGACAAATAGTTATTTGTTAAGCAAATAGAACATGAAGTCTGCTTTTGCCTTCTACTCACAGATGCTACTTGCAGTTGCAGGTCATTCTTTTCCTGCAGCAGGGAAACCATCTTCTCCTCCAGTTCCTTCTTCTTGGCCAGGGCAGTAGCCAGGTCTGTTTTCATCTTATCATAGTTATCTTTCATCTGAGCCAGCTCCTTCTCAGTCTCAGCACTCTTCAGAAGAGGCTTGATCTTGAAGTACAGATTCATCCATGGCCAGTTCTTGACATTCATGAATGATCGGATGTTGTACTGGATGGCGAAGATTGCATCtctaataaaaaacattaacaatatTGCTTTTGTTTAACATCCCACTGGAATTTAAGAAGTAATTCAGTATGCTGTATGGCAATCCTACCTCCTCTCCATCATCTTAGCAAACTCTCTCCTCATAAGGAAACCTCTGCAAAGAGCCTGAGTCATTGTCACCAGTGAAGCCAGTTTGTCATCTCTCATCTCTTCCAGGGTACCCAGCAGACCAGCTTTGAAGAACACCTGTGTTGTCAAGTGAAGGCAATTAGTCATTAGCATACATGGATAAAACAGGACAACTGCACAAATAGAAGTCTGTAAATATTGTCTATAAGAATTAACCTTTGTGTGTCCAAACTTGTACTGAGTGTGGTCCACATCAATGGAGCCCAGCAGCTTCTCTGAAGCTTTCTTGTTGTCAATGAACTGTCCCTCGGGGATGACACTAGCATTTAATACTTTGTATCTACAAGATAAAATAAGGTTGTTACCTCACTCCTCAGCCCCATGTTTCACATCATAATAACTTGAGTTACTTCCACTGAAAATCACCTCTGCTTGAAGTCACCATAGAGGATTCTGCTGGGGAAGCCCTTTCTGCAGATTCTGATGCCTTCCAGCACACCGTTACACCTCAGCTGGTGGATGACCAAGTGGTTCTCCATAAGACCTGCACATTGTACAAAATAAGTCAGTGTAAAAAGCATTTAGGCTAATATTagttttcaaaaaatacaaaacaacatcAACCATACcatcaacagcaacaacaacacaaaaagaCCAAACCTGGGGTCTTTGATTCATTAGGAATCAGGCAGCGCACAAAATGAGGATGAGTACTCCTCAAGTTGGTCATCAGCTTGCCCAAGTTCTCCTGTGAtgcaaaatattattatttaaaacaaaagtctACTTCAAAACATGAACCAATCAGCTCAaattggatttttctttttttttttatggattttaAACATACCCTGAAAAGAGCAGACACAGTCTGGAAGGAACCACCCTTCTTTTTTCCACCACCCTTTTTGCCACCACCAGATTCTGCATTTTAAAACATAGTGCCAGCAAATAATTAACTCTTTATTCATTGTGCAGTTTTATTTCCTATGGGAAACCTTATGGAGGAGTTACAGTATTAGCTTCTTACCCTCGGTCGCAGCATGGGCTGCATACAGCATTGCCAGCAGTTTGTTTGCAGATTTTTGGTAGAGTTGAACAACTGAGTCATTCAGGGGGTCCTTGTTCTTGTCCAGCCAGCCAGTTATATTGTAGTCCACTGTACCAGCATAGTGAACCAGGGAGAAGTGAGCCTCAGCCTTGCCCTTTCCAGGCTTGGGCTTCTCAAAGGCCTTGGTCTTGCCAAGATGCTGATCATGCAGCTTGTTCTTAAATGAAGTGTCTGTAGCCTTGGGGAACATGCACTCCTCTTCAAGAATGGAGAAAATGCCCATTGGCTGAAAGGAAATATCATATTAAAAAGAAGCAACAATTAACACTGCACTCAGAAAACAGGATTTCAGTTCTACCTGACAGATTTATTTTACCTTCTCGATAAGCTCAATGCAGGCAGCCAAGTCCATACCAAAGTCAATGAACTCCCATTCAATGCCTTCTTTCTTGTACTCCTCTTGCTCCAGGACAAACATGTGGTGGTTGAAGAACTGCTGTAGTTTCTCATTGGTAAAGTTGATACAGAGTTGCTCCAAGCTGTTGTACTGTAATTTTAGAAATATAATCAGTCCCAAGGAAAAACACTGATGACAAAGTTTTGTTCTTTAAATTACTCACATCAAAGATCTCAAATCCAGCGATATCCAACACCCCAATGAAGAACTGTCTTGGCTGCTTTGTGTCTAGCATCTCATTGATACGGATGACCATCCACAAgaacattttctcatagacGGACTTGCACAGAGCACTGACAGCATTGTAGACCTAGAAATAAGGATTTTAGTGTGGTAACGTCTTAGAATAAtgttttcatatcaaaatgcAAATATGTCCCAAAACtttcaaatgtcacattttctttttattacctGTGATACGGTCTGACCTTTGGTCACCATCTCGTTTCCAACCTTGACTCTTGGGTAGCACAGAGCTTTTAGCATGTCAGCTGAATTCAGGCCCATGAGGTAGGCAATTTTATCAGCCTCTGATTTAGGAAAGAAAAATTCATTAATACACAGAAATGCACAAGATCTAATAAAGCAATGTTAACATGTTAATCCATATAAATCGTAGCAGTGTTGTTGTGATGACATTCTTGCAGTATAAGTTTATGCAAAGAAGGTGAGGTGTTTGTATTTAAAGTGATATGCTTAGATGTTATTGAtgaattatttataataattttggTAGACTGTGCTGAGAAGTCCTTATTTATTTCAtcagttattttaattttatgtatgtatgtatatatatatatatatatatatatatatatatatatatatatatatatatattatgttacatgttcaaataaactactactactactaaactactactactatgtGATAAGATGTAATTTGATTATGTAATATCATAATATTAAAACAATTACCCTCAGTGCCATCAGGTTCACCCTGCTCCTCACGCTGTTTCTGCTTAAATTTCATGTTACCATGATGCATCACAGCTCCAGTTAGCTTGTAGATGGCAATCTTCTCCTCAGCAGTGAAGCCCAAGATGTCAATAGCAGTCTGAAATTCATGGACAGCATATCCTTTTAGAAAATCAGTTATTCTGACATTTGTCTGCTGTTATTCTACAAAAATACTATCAATTTACATCAGTTGCAATGAACTCCTCCACATCATTGATGCTTTTGACAGTGATTTCACCCTGACTGATCATATGGTAGTCATACGGGTTGGTAGTAATTAGAAGGGCCTCTGGAAGAAATGAGAGGAAATGCATTGGTGAgcacattttttcttcttctattatTTGTTTATTGTGTTATAACATACCCAGGAGCTCAGGCTTGTGGCCAGTCATCAGCTGATAGAAGATGTGGTAGCTTCTCTCAGCAGACAACTGGAAAGTGACACGGGACTTCTCCAGCAGATCTGTCAGTTTTTGTTAGATATAAAGAATTGATGAtgaatgcaaaacaaaaaaactgctacATAATACACTTTTCAACAATAGTAATTGTTGACGATGTTGTCCACTGCTTACAAAAGGAAAATAACTTACACGTTTCGATATCAGCTGAGGCCAGCTTGCCACTAGAGCCAAAGTGGATTCTGATGAATTTACCCTAAACATTTACCAGAAAATGTCAGTTTCACTTTAAGTAAGCATAAGAAAGTTATGTGAAGGTCCATAATATGAATACTTACAAAACGAGAGGAATTGTCATTCCTCACAGTCTTGGCATTACCATAGGCCTCTAGTAGAGGGTTGGCTGCAATGATTTGATCTTCCAGCGAACCCTACATAGAGACATAATGAGGCTGTACAAAATTATTCAACAACAATCAACTGTGGCAAACATTTTTAGCTGACAACCAATTTTACCTGGATTTTTCCACTTTCTGGTTTCTTAGCTCCAGCCACTGCAATTGTTGCAAAGTACTGGATGACACGTTTTGTGTTGACAGTCTTTCCTGCACCAGATTCTCCACTGGGGAATTAAAGGATAATATTTATTTCTCAGCAAGATGGTCATAAAGTTCCAAAAGAATTATCTTGACAAGTTTTGTTACACTTACGTGATAAGGACAGACTGGTTCTCACGATCTGAAATATAAGCATATACATTCAAGTTAAACCTATAATTGAGATTTTTCCTTGTTTCATTCCCTCAAATTCAGTGGTAACTTTGATCTTACCAGTAAGCATGAACTGATAGGCATTATCAGAGATGGAGAAGATGTGGGGTGGAGCCTCAATCCTCTTCTTGCCTCTGTATGCATTAACAACCTGAGCATCGTACACAGGAAGCCACTTGTAGGGGTTCACCACGACACAGAACAGGCCAGAGTAGGTCTGTAGCACAATAGAGAGAAACATTATCACATTAGATGTACAAGTCTTACAGATACAAGCACACTACATTTTAAGGTCAAAGCTTACGTAGATCATCCATGATGCAAAACGCTCTTTGAGGTTATACAGCACAGCAGGCTCATTGAGGTGGGTCATCATGGCCATGTCTTCAATTTTATCGTACTTGGGAGGGTTCATGGCATGGATGTCCTCTTCTTTTACAGTGAGAGTCTGAATAGGAAATACAATAACAAAAGCAGTATTTACTAAGATAGTCATATAGTCTCATATaatttattaaaggtcccatggcatgaaaatgtcactttatgagttttttttaacattaatatgcgttcctagcctgcctatggtcctccagtgactagaaatggcgataggtgtaaaccgagccctgggtatcctgctctgcctttgagaaaatgaaagctcagatgggccgatatggaatcttgctccttatgaggtcataaggagcaaggttacctcccctttctctgctttgcccgcccagagaatttggcccacccatgagagagagagagacatcatggctttcaaacgagaaaagtggcagttggtcaaggccacacccccactctccaccttgctcccccatctctccttctcaatatctacagacacagaaatggcacatactaaggaaagctcattgtgggactggctctagtggctgtaattctgcaccaaggctgaatttcgggaaagaaacttcagatacagtaataggggaccactaatgtctatataaaagcatccaaagagcaccatgtcataggacctttaaaatgaATCTCATTATCCTTTGCTGAAAGTCTGTGAagtaaaaatgcaaatattattgtaatatatattttattgttattattattattattaaatattttcaaGAACTGTCATCACTTTCTCAGTCCTTCCGGTCATTGGAGTTTGATTGTACGATTAGACTTACCTTTGACTCCTTTCCTTCTAGTGCCAGTGTCTCAACTGTGGCTTTGCCACCCTCTCTTTTGATGAGTTTTCCCTTGGAATACATGTTATCAGGATCAGCCACAAAGAAGGCTGTTTTGGCATCAAATGGAGAAGTCTGAGCCTCAATCCGCTCCCTCTCTGGTTTTCGGAGGTAAATGGCCGCGGGGCCATAGGCCTCCATCTCTGCGTCTGTGCTCATGATGGCACCTTAAGTGCCTGGGGTTAAGAAAAGGTTATACATACAAAATTTCTCTAGTATTTGTTTTAagaaatgttaacatgctattGGTAGACCTATCAGGTAAGTTGTGTTTTGAAATTGTGGCTATCACTTGAAATAAACTAGAAATTACCTCCTTTGGTCCAAACGGAAGATGGAGTCAGGTCTGTtcttttttatccttttaatgAACAGTCAATCATGAGTACATACATCTTTAGAGAAATATATTAATCGCTAAAACATgcatgtattattttttaactatttaccGGCATCACATTTGTGCAGTAGCACACCCATTGGAAATAAACACATGAAaataaattcatttttaattataattattataataaattatGCTTCTAGGCACTGTTGTAAATacataattgattaattacTACTTACACAATATTAACAAATTAAAGCTGTTGTACTTACCTGAGTAGGAAGCCTACCAGTTATCGACAGAGTCCTCAGCAGCCTCTTTTATAGAGGGAGGACTGTCTCCTCAGTAGGTGTGCCCTGCTTAGTTTGGTCATGCATTCTTCTCGTCTTGTGCTAATCCTGTGACATTGACACTGACATTGATTGATAGTAACTTGTACTCAAATTTGTCACAGTACAGTAGGTATTTTTTCCCTCTGAATGGTCTGACCAACTGAATGGTCAAAAAGCATAATAATagcaaaatgataaaaaaaatgtttatctgTTACATAAACAATGGCTATAGACTTTATGATGTATGTATTTGTAATATTAGATTTTCCAACATATGACTTACAAGCTATTGCATTGCACATCTATTAATGCATATGCTTGCAATACAGTTTATACATGAATTTAAATTATAAAAGTATAGGATTGATGTTGTTGAGGATTGTGTATGTTTTGAACCCATATagaaaattatattatattgaaaCCAATGAATGTACTTAAAAGCAACACTGGTTTTAAAATCATGATACttatattaattaaaatatgtataaatattgCAGAGGTTGAGActatatataatgttttttaaacagTAAAAATGTTGACTCAATCTTTTGTGATTGCAATCATGATCACAGTTTGTTAATCGATGTAAAATAGAGAGTTGTGTTATTGCCTTTCATATTTACCGAACCTTCTTTCTTCAGAAAAGGAGATGACCTTGAGAAATGATACCTCAATAAGTAGGTGGGCTACTGTACAGACGTGGTGCACACAAGCTATTCAAGTAGGGCCAGAGGTCTTCAGtcagttttctttttgacaaCTTCTTTGTTAaccaatgtaaaataaagagcGTTTCCCATTTTTTCCGGTATGGActtatgatttattattttaagttttgGAGATTACCCAAACATGACTTACATTTGAAGGACATTGACACATGTCAGATTTGGTAGTACAATAAAAACAGTGGCAACTATTCCATTAAACAGTGTCAGAGCCATTCCAATTAGTGTTACAGAAGTACAAATATTTAAGTGTCTTTAGATGTATGGCTCTTATTGTTCCCAGTtctaaaatgtataatttcaCAGTATACGTGTATGTCATCTGCTAATAGATGTTGTAAGTGTTTGTACACTAGATAATATTTGCTTTTCATTAACAGACAGATATGTCAcctacttttttcaataataaaatgttatttcctTAATGGCCGTCAATGCTAGTGATATTAATCTTATTGGAGTGTGGTATAGCAGGCACAGGCTGGGGTCTTGAAGAAGCATGTAAATGTCACTGGTATACAGTTGCAGGACAACAGCCCACTTCAGATGTCTGAAATAAAATTGAGGCTGAGCACCATTCCATAAAAGCTGCAGAGGGAATGTTTATCGCATTGGAATGGAGTTGATGAACAGTTGCCATCTAGGCAGAGAGAAGACCCAAAATAAGTCCTGTGCCAATAAACAAGATGTTGTAGATACCAGACCTACAGTAGTCCATGAATGAAAAGTGTATCCAGGATTAATGTAAAGTTAAAATTTGAAATAAGTTAGGGAAAAtttgtactactactactactgtatgtattttaatcTGTATTGTTGACTGAAGTTGTGTTATTGCCTTTTATATTTACCGAACTTTCTTTCTTCAAAAAAAGAGATGTCCTTGAGAAATGACACCTCAATAGGTAGGTGGGCTACTGTACAGACGTGGTGCACACAAGCTATTCAAGTAGGGCCAGAGGTCTTCAGtcagttttctttttgacaaCTTGTTTGAGCCTTGGTGTGCATGAATACATTAGAGGCTATTTTTGCACATAAAAGGCGGGGATTTAGTTGTTTAGCTATGACTAAAAACTATTTCTCAGTCTGCATCATATAGGGATGAAGCATTACATTCATCTGGAAGCAAATTGTTCATTTTCTAAGGCTGACAGTTTGTTACAGATGTTATGTATGGCTACATGTGTCACCTTTAATAAAGAGCATGTTGTGCACACAGGGCCACTTATACTGTCTCACTGTGAATGTGACAAATTGTGCATCCCTTTATGGTTTACTTGCTGTGGATACTTTCAGCTTACCTCTATTTTATGACTGCACATTTTGTGTTGCAAATTACGTTATACACCACTCAAATcatattcttttt
Encoded here:
- the LOC114568889 gene encoding myosin heavy chain, fast skeletal muscle; the encoded protein is MSTDAEMEAYGPAAIYLRKPERERIEAQTSPFDAKTAFFVADPDNMYSKGKLIKREGGKATVETLALEGKESKTLTVKEEDIHAMNPPKYDKIEDMAMMTHLNEPAVLYNLKERFASWMIYTYSGLFCVVVNPYKWLPVYDAQVVNAYRGKKRIEAPPHIFSISDNAYQFMLTDRENQSVLITGESGAGKTVNTKRVIQYFATIAVAGAKKPESGKIQGSLEDQIIAANPLLEAYGNAKTVRNDNSSRFGKFIRIHFGSSGKLASADIETYLLEKSRVTFQLSAERSYHIFYQLMTGHKPELLEALLITTNPYDYHMISQGEITVKSINDVEEFIATDTAIDILGFTAEEKIAIYKLTGAVMHHGNMKFKQKQREEQGEPDGTEEADKIAYLMGLNSADMLKALCYPRVKVGNEMVTKGQTVSQVYNAVSALCKSVYEKMFLWMVIRINEMLDTKQPRQFFIGVLDIAGFEIFDYNSLEQLCINFTNEKLQQFFNHHMFVLEQEEYKKEGIEWEFIDFGMDLAACIELIEKPMGIFSILEEECMFPKATDTSFKNKLHDQHLGKTKAFEKPKPGKGKAEAHFSLVHYAGTVDYNITGWLDKNKDPLNDSVVQLYQKSANKLLAMLYAAHAATEESGGGKKGGGKKKGGSFQTVSALFRENLGKLMTNLRSTHPHFVRCLIPNESKTPGLMENHLVIHQLRCNGVLEGIRICRKGFPSRILYGDFKQRYKVLNASVIPEGQFIDNKKASEKLLGSIDVDHTQYKFGHTKVFFKAGLLGTLEEMRDDKLASLVTMTQALCRGFLMRREFAKMMERRDAIFAIQYNIRSFMNVKNWPWMNLYFKIKPLLKSAETEKELAQMKDNYDKMKTDLATALAKKKELEEKMVSLLQEKNDLQLQVASESENLSDAEERCEGLIKSKIQLEAKLKETTERLEDEEEMNAELTAKKRKLEDECSELKKDIDDLELTLAKVEKEKHATENKVKNLTEEMASQDESIAKLTKEKKALQEAHQQTLDDLQAEEDKVNTLTKAKTKLEQQVDDLEGSLEQEKKLRMDLERAKRKLEGDLKLAQESIMDLENDKQQSDEKLKKKDFETSQLLSKIEDEQSLGAQFQKKIKELQARIEELEEEIEAERAARAKVEKQRADLSRELEEISERLEEAGGATAAQIEMNKKREAEFQKLRRDLEESTLQHEATAAALRKKQADSVAELGEQIDNLQRVKQKLEKEKSEYKMEIDDLSSNMESVAKAKTNLEKMCRTLEDQLSEIKNKNDENVRQLNDLSAQRARLQTENGEFTRQVEEKEALISQFTRGKQAYTQQVEELKRHIEEEVKAKNALAHAVQSARHDCDLLREQFEEEQEAKSELQRGMSKANSDVAQWRSKYETDAIQRTEELEEAKKKLAQRLQDAEESIEAVNSKCASLEKTKQRLQAEVEDLMIDVERANGLAANLDKKQRNFDKVLAEWKQKYEESQAELEGAQKEARSLSTELFKMKNSYEEALDQLETMKRENKNLQQEISDLTEQIGETGKSIHELEKAKKTVESEKAEIQTALEEAEGTLEHEESKILRIQLELNQVKSEVDRKLSEKDEEMEQIKRNSQRVTDSMQSTLDAEVRSRNDALRIKKKMEGDLNEMEIQLSHANRQAAEAQKQLRNVQGQLKDALLHLDDAVRGQEDMREQVAMVERRNGLMLAEIEELRAALEQTERGRKVAEQELVDASERVGLLHSQNTSLLNTKKKLEADFVQVQGEVEDLVQESRNAEEKAKKAITDAAMMAEELKKEQDTSAHLERMKKNLEVTVKDLQHRLDEAENLAMKGGKKQLQKLESRVRELEAEVEGEQRRGADAIKGVRKYERKVKELTYQTEEDKKNVVRLQDLVDKLQLKVKVYKRQAEEAEEQANTHMSRLRKVQHELEEAQERADIAESQVNKLRVKSRDAGKGSDSAE